Proteins encoded together in one Terriglobia bacterium window:
- the guaA gene encoding glutamine-hydrolyzing GMP synthase, protein MPSRKRSLRPLGATRENPSAARRVSKSLLGPLHLRVNQRKSFVEEQSIVILDFGSQYTQLIARRIRELKVFSAVLPCTATLEEVKSYKPAGIILSGGPSSVYDADAPPADERILAQGLPVLGICYGLHYITHKLGGKIVPGPKREYGHAEIAVSGDSRLFRTLPSTMNVWMSHGDEAKALPPGFSVVAKSSNALAAMQDESRRIWAVQFHPEVHHTKQGIDLLRNFVYEICGARGDWTPQHFIDETIRQVRATVGEQGRAICALSGGVDSAVAATLVDKAIGRRLLCIFVNNGVLRKNEFQKVQQNLRDKLGLNLDAVDSTKLFLDKLAGVTDPETKRKIIGNTFIEVFDQEAHRVEKDFGKVDFLVQGTLYPDVIESRSVRGPSQTIKTHHNVGGLPETMKLKLIEPLKDLFKDEVRNIGREMGMPEEILQRQPFPGPGLAVRILGEVTPERIALLQEADDIVVNEIRRAGLYAQIWQSFAVLLPVMSVGVMGDQRTYAYTCAIRAVHSEDGMTADWVPLPYDVLKRISNRIVNEVRGINRVVYDVTSKPPGTIEWE, encoded by the coding sequence ATGCCGTCGCGGAAGAGATCATTGAGGCCTCTGGGCGCCACCCGGGAGAATCCAAGCGCCGCCCGCCGCGTTTCTAAAAGTCTTCTTGGCCCTTTACACCTGCGCGTGAATCAGAGAAAATCATTCGTGGAAGAACAATCCATTGTCATCCTCGACTTTGGCTCGCAATACACGCAGCTGATTGCGCGCCGCATACGCGAACTGAAAGTTTTCTCCGCGGTCCTGCCCTGCACGGCAACTCTGGAAGAAGTTAAGAGCTACAAGCCTGCCGGCATCATCCTGAGCGGCGGACCCTCGTCCGTTTACGACGCGGACGCCCCGCCCGCCGACGAACGCATCCTCGCCCAGGGGCTCCCCGTGCTCGGAATCTGTTACGGGCTGCACTACATCACGCACAAGCTGGGCGGCAAGATCGTCCCCGGCCCCAAGCGTGAATACGGCCATGCCGAAATCGCGGTTTCCGGCGACTCTCGCCTCTTCCGCACCCTGCCCTCGACGATGAATGTCTGGATGTCGCACGGCGACGAAGCCAAGGCCTTGCCGCCGGGGTTCAGCGTGGTGGCCAAGTCCAGCAACGCGCTGGCGGCCATGCAGGATGAGTCGCGACGCATATGGGCCGTGCAGTTTCATCCGGAAGTCCACCACACCAAACAGGGAATTGATCTGCTGCGGAACTTTGTTTATGAAATCTGTGGCGCGCGCGGCGACTGGACCCCGCAGCATTTCATTGATGAAACCATTCGCCAGGTGCGCGCCACTGTGGGCGAACAAGGCAGGGCCATCTGCGCGCTCTCCGGCGGCGTGGACTCCGCCGTGGCCGCCACGCTGGTGGACAAAGCCATTGGCCGGCGATTGCTCTGCATCTTCGTTAACAACGGCGTGCTGCGCAAGAACGAGTTCCAGAAAGTCCAGCAGAACCTGCGCGACAAGCTCGGCTTGAACCTTGACGCCGTGGATTCCACCAAACTCTTCCTGGACAAGCTGGCCGGCGTCACCGACCCGGAAACCAAGCGCAAAATCATCGGCAACACCTTCATTGAAGTCTTTGACCAGGAAGCGCACCGCGTGGAAAAAGACTTTGGCAAAGTTGACTTCCTGGTGCAGGGCACGCTGTACCCGGACGTGATTGAATCGCGCAGCGTGCGCGGCCCCTCGCAGACCATCAAGACCCACCACAACGTGGGCGGTCTGCCGGAAACCATGAAACTCAAGCTCATTGAACCTTTAAAGGATTTGTTTAAGGATGAGGTGCGAAATATCGGCAGGGAAATGGGTATGCCGGAGGAGATATTGCAGCGCCAGCCCTTCCCCGGACCCGGTCTTGCCGTGCGGATTCTGGGTGAAGTCACGCCCGAGCGCATCGCGCTGCTCCAGGAAGCCGATGACATCGTGGTGAATGAGATTCGCCGCGCCGGACTCTACGCCCAGATCTGGCAGTCGTTCGCCGTGCTGCTGCCGGTGATGTCGGTGGGCGTAATGGGCGACCAGCGCACTTACGCTTACACCTGCGCCATCCGCGCCGTGCATTCGGAAGACGGCATGACCGCGGACTGGGTGCCGCTGCCGTACGACGTTCTCAAGCGAATCTCCAACCGCATCGTGAACGAGGTGCGCGGCATCAACCGCGTGGTCTATGATGTGACTTCCAAACCACCGGGGACGATTGAGTGGGAGTGA
- a CDS encoding DinB family protein, producing the protein MADLSQQSLFEQINDVRQRATWVVERRTPEKLTQRPDPSRWSIAECVGHLNIVMDDYQPLITAAIEHARKENLIGKGPFNLGIMGRFMVKTMEPPVKRKFKAVPRLAHPVPVGDGSKLLEGFLARQDELEKLVRQAEGLNQEKIKIQSPYAWWLRLRLCAVFAFILAHERRHIDQAEAVCRVVAPG; encoded by the coding sequence TTGGCCGATTTATCCCAGCAGAGCTTGTTTGAGCAGATCAATGACGTCCGCCAGCGCGCCACGTGGGTCGTCGAGCGGCGGACGCCGGAGAAGCTCACGCAGCGCCCTGATCCCAGCAGGTGGTCCATTGCCGAGTGCGTCGGGCACCTCAACATCGTGATGGACGACTACCAGCCGCTGATTACTGCGGCAATTGAGCATGCGCGCAAAGAAAACCTGATCGGCAAAGGCCCGTTCAACCTGGGCATCATGGGCCGTTTCATGGTCAAGACCATGGAGCCGCCAGTGAAAAGGAAATTCAAAGCGGTGCCGCGCTTGGCCCATCCTGTTCCGGTGGGCGACGGAAGCAAGCTGCTGGAAGGTTTTCTTGCCCGGCAGGACGAACTCGAAAAGCTGGTCCGTCAGGCGGAAGGGCTCAATCAGGAAAAGATCAAGATCCAATCGCCGTACGCGTGGTGGCTGCGCTTGCGGTTGTGCGCGGTTTTTGCTTTCATTCTTGCTCATGAGCGCCGCCACATTGACCAGGCGGAAGCAGTTTGCAGGGTAGTTGCGCCCGGCTGA
- a CDS encoding DinB family protein, with protein sequence MQMDATQLSQEVNDCRRRAEQLVNGMLPEQLTKRADPAKWSVAECLAHLNLTAKVVQKIVRKGVAQSRAQSNRSKASQGPFPLGARGRLLIWIAEPPPKFRIPAPKSIAPPQAIDDPTQLLPEFMRAQDEWESLMKDAEGLDLSRITLGNFLSPFRCRMSGGMLWMMAHQRRHLWQAENVKKQITGA encoded by the coding sequence ATGCAAATGGACGCAACGCAGCTCTCCCAGGAAGTAAACGACTGTCGCCGCCGTGCCGAACAACTCGTCAACGGCATGTTGCCAGAGCAGCTGACGAAACGAGCTGATCCCGCCAAGTGGTCGGTGGCCGAGTGCCTTGCCCACCTGAATCTCACGGCGAAAGTGGTGCAGAAGATCGTGCGAAAAGGCGTGGCGCAGTCGCGCGCGCAATCGAATAGAAGCAAGGCCAGCCAGGGACCGTTCCCTTTAGGTGCTCGCGGCCGCCTGCTGATCTGGATCGCCGAACCGCCGCCCAAGTTCCGCATCCCCGCGCCCAAGAGCATTGCTCCACCGCAGGCGATTGATGATCCCACACAACTTCTGCCGGAATTCATGCGCGCCCAGGATGAATGGGAAAGCCTGATGAAAGACGCCGAAGGCCTGGATCTCTCCCGCATCACCCTGGGGAATTTCCTCTCCCCGTTCCGCTGCCGGATGAGCGGCGGCATGTTGTGGATGATGGCCCACCAGCGCCGCCATTTGTGGCAGGCCGAGAACGTGAAGAAACAAATCACCGGCGCGTAG
- a CDS encoding SDR family oxidoreductase, with the protein MVIPAYAGALNTKDRLPVALITGASSGIGLDLARLMAPDFDLIITARNQSKLEEIAQELQAQHGNRVHAIAGDLARSETPLELWKEITRRGLQVDALINNAGFGACGEFKDTHLEDEQQMIQVNITALTHLTKLALPGMLERKQGRIMNVASTAGFQPGPFMAVYYATKAYVISFSEAIANELKGTGITVTCLCPGATATEFAARADMEKSRLFKLGRMRSEEVARKGYHAMLKGRTLVITGVKNWALAQSVRFSPRKLVTAITGSLNQRGK; encoded by the coding sequence ATGGTCATCCCTGCTTATGCCGGCGCGCTCAATACCAAAGACCGGCTGCCGGTCGCGCTCATCACCGGAGCTTCCAGCGGAATCGGGCTGGATCTGGCGCGGCTGATGGCGCCGGACTTTGATTTGATCATCACCGCCCGCAACCAGAGCAAACTGGAAGAGATTGCGCAGGAGTTGCAAGCGCAGCATGGCAATCGCGTGCACGCCATCGCCGGCGACCTCGCACGAAGCGAAACTCCGCTTGAGCTGTGGAAGGAGATTACGCGGCGCGGCCTCCAGGTGGACGCGCTTATCAACAACGCGGGATTCGGGGCTTGTGGCGAGTTTAAAGATACGCATCTTGAAGACGAACAGCAGATGATCCAGGTTAACATCACCGCGCTAACCCATCTGACCAAGCTGGCGCTGCCGGGAATGCTGGAACGCAAGCAGGGACGCATCATGAACGTGGCCTCCACCGCCGGATTCCAGCCCGGCCCGTTCATGGCCGTCTACTATGCGACCAAGGCCTATGTGATCTCTTTCTCAGAGGCCATCGCGAACGAACTGAAGGGCACCGGCATTACCGTGACTTGCTTGTGTCCCGGGGCAACGGCCACGGAGTTTGCCGCGCGCGCGGACATGGAGAAATCACGGCTGTTCAAGTTAGGCAGAATGCGCTCAGAGGAAGTAGCTCGCAAAGGCTACCACGCCATGCTGAAAGGCCGGACGCTGGTGATCACCGGCGTGAAGAATTGGGCGCTGGCGCAAAGCGTCCGCTTCAGCCCGCGGAAGCTGGTTACGGCGATTACCGGCAGCCTGAATCAGCGAGGAAAGTAA
- a CDS encoding PIN domain-containing protein, translated as MSRVFWDTNLFIYLFENYGPFSQAAAALRARMLTRGDQLLTSALTLGEVLVKPLEMNDYVLCAKYEHAFATSLITLPFEVKAARIYASLRSDRSLRAPDAIQLACAASAGVDLFVTNDARLQGKQVAGIQFIVPLDRVPI; from the coding sequence ATGAGCCGGGTATTTTGGGACACGAATTTGTTCATCTATTTGTTTGAGAACTACGGTCCATTCTCGCAAGCCGCAGCTGCCCTTCGTGCAAGGATGCTGACGCGGGGTGATCAGCTTTTGACCTCGGCGCTCACATTGGGTGAGGTGCTGGTGAAACCCTTGGAAATGAACGACTATGTCCTCTGCGCGAAATACGAGCATGCTTTTGCGACCTCACTGATTACGCTTCCATTCGAGGTGAAAGCCGCAAGAATCTACGCTTCGCTCCGCTCCGACCGATCTCTTCGAGCTCCCGACGCCATCCAACTCGCATGTGCAGCCAGCGCCGGAGTAGATTTGTTTGTTACGAATGACGCGCGCCTGCAAGGGAAGCAAGTCGCTGGAATCCAGTTCATTGTGCCTCTGGACCGCGTGCCGATCTGA
- a CDS encoding class I fructose-bisphosphate aldolase, producing MATVNTASVGTTEQHLGDKAEYFLGYSKPKISRQRLHLPGPDTVDRIYRPTDRNNRVLVNLQRIIGHGRLADTGYLSILPVDQGIEHSGGASFAKNPDYFDPEKIIELAIEGGCNAVASTFGVLGAVSRAYAHKIPFIVKLNHNELLTYPNRFDQVMFGTVKQALDMGAAAVGATIYFGSLESARQIVDVSQAFAAAHEMGMATVLWCYLRNSSFKQDKDYHVSADLTGQANHLGVTIQADIIKQKLPENNGGYVAMNPKGTSYGKFDKRMYDDLATDHPIDLCRYQVANCYMGRMGLINSGGASGSNDLAEAVTTAVINKRAGGMGLISGRKAFQRPMKEGVALLNAIQDVYLDPTVTIP from the coding sequence ATGGCAACCGTAAACACTGCATCGGTAGGAACGACAGAACAGCATCTGGGCGATAAGGCTGAATACTTCCTAGGTTATTCCAAGCCCAAGATCTCCAGGCAGCGTTTGCATCTGCCGGGTCCGGACACGGTGGACCGAATCTACCGGCCAACGGACCGCAACAACCGCGTGCTGGTGAATTTGCAACGCATCATCGGCCATGGGCGCCTTGCCGACACGGGATACCTTTCCATTCTGCCGGTGGACCAGGGGATTGAACATTCGGGGGGAGCCAGCTTTGCGAAAAATCCTGACTACTTCGATCCAGAAAAAATCATCGAGTTGGCAATCGAAGGCGGCTGCAATGCTGTGGCGTCTACCTTCGGAGTATTAGGCGCGGTGTCCAGAGCTTACGCGCACAAAATTCCATTCATCGTCAAACTCAATCATAACGAACTTCTCACCTACCCCAATCGCTTCGATCAAGTCATGTTTGGCACCGTGAAGCAGGCATTGGACATGGGCGCCGCGGCCGTTGGAGCAACCATCTATTTTGGGTCCCTGGAGAGTGCACGGCAGATTGTGGATGTCAGCCAGGCTTTTGCTGCGGCTCATGAAATGGGGATGGCCACGGTCTTGTGGTGTTATCTGCGCAATTCCTCATTTAAGCAGGACAAGGACTATCACGTGTCCGCCGACCTCACCGGCCAGGCCAACCATCTGGGCGTGACCATACAGGCCGACATCATCAAGCAGAAACTGCCGGAGAACAACGGCGGCTATGTCGCGATGAACCCCAAGGGAACAAGTTACGGCAAATTCGACAAACGCATGTATGACGACCTGGCAACCGACCATCCTATTGATCTCTGCCGTTACCAGGTGGCGAACTGCTACATGGGACGCATGGGTCTGATCAACAGCGGCGGCGCCTCAGGCAGCAACGATCTTGCCGAAGCGGTTACCACGGCCGTAATCAACAAACGCGCCGGCGGAATGGGATTGATCAGCGGCCGCAAAGCGTTTCAGCGTCCGATGAAGGAGGGCGTGGCTCTGCTGAACGCCATCCAGGATGTTTATCTGGATCCAACGGTGACCATACCGTAA
- the rph gene encoding ribonuclease PH, protein MTSKNKEIVFRSDNRAPEQLRPVNIVPDFVSTAEGSVLIEVGNTRVICTATVEESVPSFLKGAGKGWITAEYSMLPRSTLTRTPREASRGRQSGRTHEIQRLIGRALRAVVDLKRLGERTITLDCDVIQADGGTRTASITGAFVALGLAMEKLVEAGTLSSAPIRDFVAAVSVGVVEGSILLDLCYEEDSQADVDLNFVMTGAHKIVEIQATAEQHPFDESQLKKMMDYAAKGIESLIAKQRSILAQLPLRQ, encoded by the coding sequence ATGACGTCAAAAAATAAAGAAATAGTTTTCCGCTCTGACAATCGTGCTCCGGAGCAGTTGCGTCCGGTGAACATTGTTCCTGACTTCGTCTCCACGGCCGAAGGCTCTGTGCTGATTGAGGTCGGCAACACCCGCGTGATCTGCACCGCCACGGTGGAAGAATCTGTCCCGTCATTCCTCAAAGGCGCGGGCAAAGGCTGGATCACCGCCGAGTACAGCATGCTGCCACGCTCTACTCTTACCCGCACGCCGCGTGAAGCTTCCCGCGGGCGCCAGAGCGGACGCACGCATGAGATCCAGCGCCTGATCGGCCGCGCTCTGCGTGCCGTGGTGGACCTGAAGCGCTTGGGCGAACGCACCATCACCTTGGACTGTGACGTGATCCAGGCCGACGGCGGCACGCGCACCGCGTCCATCACCGGGGCGTTCGTCGCGCTGGGCCTGGCGATGGAGAAGCTGGTAGAGGCAGGCACGCTTTCCTCTGCGCCCATCCGCGACTTCGTCGCCGCCGTCAGTGTAGGTGTTGTTGAAGGCTCCATTCTCCTGGACCTTTGCTATGAGGAAGACTCCCAGGCCGATGTGGACCTGAACTTTGTGATGACCGGCGCGCACAAGATCGTCGAAATCCAGGCCACGGCTGAGCAGCATCCCTTTGATGAGAGCCAGCTAAAGAAGATGATGGACTACGCCGCCAAGGGGATTGAATCGTTGATCGCCAAGCAGCGCAGCATTCTGGCGCAACTTCCGCTGCGGCAGTGA
- the murI gene encoding glutamate racemase — translation MIGVFDSGFGGLTVLRELRNAMPAADYLYFGDTAHLPYGAKSVRTVAKYAIASAHFLESRGIEMLVVACNTATALALDDIRAAVKVPVIGVIEPGAQRASEISKTRKAAVIATEATVSSHAYQRALHQFGMEAVEKACPLFVPLVEEGWVEHPVTEEVAHIYIDDIFKNGAQGADVLVLGCTHYPLIRPLLRRVAPAQVEIVDSAESTAATVVEQLGRARGQGQPGSLQCFTTDSVEKFRRLGGRFLGCAIDNAELVDIEK, via the coding sequence ATGATTGGCGTTTTTGACTCCGGCTTCGGCGGGCTGACGGTGCTGCGCGAGCTGCGCAACGCCATGCCCGCAGCGGACTATCTTTATTTCGGCGACACCGCGCATCTTCCTTACGGCGCAAAGTCTGTCCGCACCGTGGCCAAATACGCCATTGCCAGCGCGCACTTCCTGGAATCGCGCGGGATTGAGATGCTGGTGGTGGCCTGCAATACCGCGACTGCGCTGGCGCTGGACGACATCCGCGCCGCCGTCAAGGTCCCGGTGATCGGCGTGATCGAACCCGGCGCTCAGCGGGCGTCAGAGATTTCCAAGACGCGCAAGGCGGCGGTCATCGCCACCGAAGCCACCGTCAGCAGCCACGCTTACCAGCGCGCGCTGCACCAGTTCGGAATGGAAGCCGTGGAAAAAGCCTGCCCGCTGTTTGTGCCGCTGGTGGAAGAAGGCTGGGTGGAGCACCCGGTGACCGAAGAGGTCGCCCACATCTATATTGATGACATCTTCAAGAACGGCGCCCAGGGGGCCGACGTGCTGGTGCTCGGCTGCACGCACTATCCTCTGATCCGCCCGCTGCTGCGGCGGGTGGCGCCGGCGCAGGTGGAGATTGTGGATTCCGCTGAATCCACCGCGGCCACAGTCGTAGAGCAGCTAGGCCGCGCTCGCGGACAGGGCCAGCCCGGCAGTCTGCAGTGCTTTACCACGGATTCGGTGGAGAAATTTCGCCGCCTCGGTGGCAGGTTCCTGGGATGTGCAATCGACAACGCTGAACTGGTTGATATTGAAAAATGA
- a CDS encoding GerMN domain-containing protein — MIPRHFQIMIVFLLAAVLISGVFIIRLEHGEQALTTQGLPEIPMSPVMAGAQEKIRVLVAYDDDQVLRWRETEIFMPAGRGLRAREAMRAVLAQYLQRPSPHPMPKGADIRNVYLLSDDSLVVDTNAAFADGHPSGILLEEMTLTSLIETLSANVPGVNKVKFLVDGKERETLAGHADLMSFYQTAAVHEMAKELQ, encoded by the coding sequence GTGATTCCCCGCCATTTCCAGATCATGATTGTGTTTCTCCTGGCGGCCGTGCTGATCAGCGGCGTCTTCATTATCCGCCTGGAGCACGGCGAACAAGCTTTGACCACGCAGGGGCTGCCCGAAATCCCAATGTCGCCCGTGATGGCCGGAGCACAGGAGAAAATCAGAGTGCTAGTGGCCTACGACGACGACCAGGTCCTGCGCTGGCGCGAAACCGAAATCTTCATGCCTGCCGGCCGCGGCTTGCGCGCGCGTGAAGCCATGCGCGCCGTTCTGGCTCAGTATCTGCAGCGGCCGTCGCCTCATCCCATGCCCAAAGGCGCGGACATACGCAACGTCTATCTTCTCAGCGATGACTCCCTGGTGGTGGACACCAACGCGGCGTTTGCTGACGGGCATCCCTCGGGAATTCTGCTGGAAGAGATGACTCTGACTTCGCTCATTGAGACGCTCAGCGCCAACGTCCCCGGCGTAAACAAGGTGAAGTTCCTGGTGGATGGCAAAGAGCGCGAAACGCTGGCCGGCCACGCGGACCTGATGTCGTTCTACCAGACGGCCGCCGTGCATGAGATGGCCAAGGAGTTGCAATAG
- a CDS encoding N-acetylmuramoyl-L-alanine amidase encodes MRWINRGPALPPIAVCFFCMLVVPMGFAALSATPAASFLTAHAAAQDQSAEPAPAPAASPGASQPEQASDEKQKRTQPEFVVLIDASHGGDDRGVVFAPKFYEKDVTLALARDLRRELQDRGIPVRMLRDGDAGLSLERRAEASNEQHGGIYVALHAGLPGKGVRVYAPLLASTPASAPPPTQGKIRFLSWETAQASSLERSTALARAVSRELQKKNLDVTTLRVPLRPLNNIVAPAIAVELAPERGELRSLESQRRHNAVASAIASGIAQMRGQMGARP; translated from the coding sequence ATGCGCTGGATTAACCGCGGTCCCGCGCTGCCGCCGATCGCCGTGTGCTTTTTCTGCATGCTCGTGGTCCCGATGGGCTTTGCCGCTTTGTCGGCGACGCCCGCCGCATCTTTTTTGACAGCGCACGCCGCGGCCCAAGACCAGTCAGCAGAGCCGGCTCCCGCGCCCGCAGCGTCCCCAGGTGCATCCCAGCCAGAACAGGCTTCAGACGAAAAACAGAAACGTACGCAGCCGGAATTTGTGGTCTTGATTGACGCCAGCCATGGCGGCGATGATCGCGGCGTGGTGTTTGCTCCCAAGTTCTATGAGAAAGACGTGACTCTGGCCCTGGCGCGCGACCTGCGCCGGGAATTGCAGGACCGCGGCATCCCCGTCCGCATGCTGCGCGACGGAGACGCCGGCCTCAGCCTGGAGCGCCGCGCCGAGGCTTCAAACGAGCAGCACGGCGGGATCTACGTTGCCCTGCACGCCGGATTGCCGGGCAAAGGCGTCCGCGTGTACGCGCCCTTATTGGCTTCGACGCCCGCCTCGGCTCCTCCGCCGACGCAAGGAAAAATTCGCTTCCTGTCCTGGGAGACCGCGCAAGCATCTTCCCTGGAGCGCAGCACGGCATTGGCGCGCGCCGTTTCCCGCGAGCTGCAAAAAAAGAACCTGGACGTGACCACGCTGCGCGTGCCCTTGCGGCCGTTGAATAACATTGTAGCGCCGGCCATCGCCGTGGAACTGGCGCCGGAACGCGGCGAGTTGCGTTCCCTGGAGAGTCAACGGCGGCACAACGCGGTCGCGTCGGCGATTGCCTCCGGCATCGCCCAGATGCGCGGCCAGATGGGGGCGCGTCCGTGA